The Sandaracinus amylolyticus genomic interval GCACGTCGCGCGACGTCGAGGCCGCGACGGTGATCGCGCTCGGCGCGCGCGCGGGCGAGACGTTGCACGCGTCCTGCGACTCGTTGCCCGCGGCGACCACCACGGTCACGCCTGCGCCCGTCGTGTTGCTGATGCCGCGATCGCTCGCCGTCGACGCGGGACCGCCGAGGCTCATGTTCACGACCGCCGGACCGCTCCGCGAGCGCACGATCCAGTCGAGCCCGGTGAGGATGCCGGAGCTCGAGCCGCTGCCGCTGCATCCGAAGACGCGCACCGGGACGATCAGCGCTTCCTTCGCGACGCCCCACGTCGTGCCCGCGACGGTGCCCGCGACGTGCGTGCCGTGCCCGTTGCAGTCGCCGGTGCCGCGGCCGTCGTTCACGTAGGTCACGCCGGCGCGCACGCGACCTGCGAAGTCGCGATGCGTGTCGCGGAGGCCCGAGTCGACGATGTACGCGGTGACGCCCGCGCCCGTCGAGCTGTACGTGTAGCTCCGATCGAGCGGCAGATCGTCCTGGTCGAGGCGGTCGAGGCCCCACGTCGCGCTCGACTGCGTCGCGTAGAGCCGGATGATCTCGTCCTGCTCGACGACGTCGACGCGCGCGTCGTCGCGCAGGTGATCGACGGCGGCAGCGCTCGCGCCCTCGACGACGAAGCCGTCGATGATGCCGATCGTGTGGACGAACGCGACGCCGTGGTCCGCCGCGACCTCGCGCGCGCGGTCCTCGAGCATCGCGGGGTCGTGCATGACCGCGGTGCCGGGCGCGAGCTCGTCGCCGGGAACGCGCGGCTCGAGCGGCGCGCGCGCGATCTCTTCGTCGAGCCACTCGCGATCGAGCATGACGATGTAGCGGCCCTCGATCGGCCCGACTTCCATCGCGTCGACGTCGAGCGCGCCGGGCAGCAGCTCGCTCTCGATCGATGCGGGCGCGTCTTCGCCCGTGTCGTCGATCGCATCGCTCGTGGGCGCGACACAGCCTCCGAGCGCGGCGGCGCAGAGCACCACCGCGCGCATCGTCTTCGACATGCGCTCCTCCTCGCCTTCTCGCGCGACGCGTGGTGCATCGCGGCCCCGGCGTGTTGTGGACGACCCTCTAGGGGCCGAGCGCACCGCGAAACGATCAACGCACCGACGAGATCGGTGTCAGGGTGTGAGACACGCGCGTGCGGCGCTCGACGTGCCCGACAGCACGACCACCGCCACGCACGGCGTTCGGCGTGCCCATCGGGCACCCACCATCGCGACGAACGGCGCTCGGCGTGCCCATCGGGCACGAACCATCGCTGCGAGCAGCGTTCGGCGTGCCCGACAGGCACCCACCACCGCGACGAACGGCGTTCGGCGTGCCCATCAGGCACCCACCACCGCGACGAGCAGCGTTCGGCGTGCCCGACAGGCACCCACCATCGCTGCGAGCAGCGCTCGGCATGCCCATCAGGCACCCACCACCGCGACGAACAGCGTTCGGCGTGCCCGACAGGCAGACGAACCTCACGCGCGGCGATCTCGCGACAAAAAGGAGAAGCCGACGCACCTCGCGGCGCGTCGGCTCCTCTCTCTCCCGACGGCGATGGGGCGATCAGCTCGAGGGCAGCGGGTAGAACCCGGCCTGCTCGACCAGCGCCTGACCGTCGGGGGATCGCACCCAGTCGAGGAACTCGCGCGACGTCCCGCTCGGCTCGCCGCGCGTGATCATCAGCAGGAAGCGCGCGAGCGGATAACGACCCGACGTCGCGTTCTCCATCGTCGGCGTGACCGGCTGTCGGTCCTCGCCCGCGATCGCGACGGTGCGCACGCCCGACGCGTAGCCGATGCCGCCGTAGCCGATCCCACCCGCGTCGCGCGACACCGCGTTGATCACCGCGGCGGTGCCGGGGAGCGTCTGCGCGGTCACCGCGAAGTCGGCGTCGTCGAGCACGTGCTCCTTGAAGTACGCGTAGGTGCCCGAGTTGTTCTCGCGGCTGTAGAGCACGATCGGGCGATCGGGCCCGCCCACCGCCGACCAGCTCGTGATCTGTCCGCGATAGATCTGCGCGAGCTGATCCATCGTGAGCGACTGCACCGGGTTGTCCTGGTGCACGTAGACCGCGAGCGCGTCGAGCGCGACGCGCGTCTCGGTCGGCGCCACGCCGTTCTGAGTGAGCTGCGTGCGCTCCGACTCGCGCAGCGGGCGGCTCGCGTTCGCGATGTCGGTCGTGCCGTTGAGCAGCGCCGCGATGCCGGTGCCGCTGCCGCCGCCCGAGACCTCGACGGTGTTGCCCGGATGACTGCGCGAGTAGCCCTCGGCCCAGCGCTGCGCGAGCACGACCATCGTGTCCGAGCCCTTCAAGCTCAGCCGCGCGCCCGCGCCCTCGGTGGTCGCCGCGCCTTCCTCTTGGCCACGGCCGCGATCACGATGACCTCCGCTGCACGCGGCGAGCGCCAGAGCGAGCGCGCACGCGCTCGCGAGAGAGACGTTGAGAGCACGCATCGTTTCGATCCTCCCCGAGCCCGATCAGAAGTAGAGCTGCGCCTGCAGGCGCACCTGATGACGCTCCGCGCGCGGGTCGTCGCCGAAGTAGTAGAAGTAGTCGAGCTGCACCTTCAGCGCGTGCTGCGCGATGTAGTAGCTGACCGCGCCGCCGAGCTCGCGGAGCAAGAAGAACTCGGCAGCCGGGTCGTTCTGATCGAGCGGGCGCGTCTCGCCGTAGCGCGCGGCGAACTCGATCGGGATCGGCGGCAGCACGTAGCCCGCCTGCGCGAACCAGCCCCACGCCGAGCGGCTGTACTCGGTCACGTCTTCGCCGTCGACGGTGCCGGTCGCCGAGGGCTGGTTCGCCTCGCGGTACATGATCTCCGAGAGGAACGAGAAGCCCGCCCACTTGAAGTGCACGTCGGCGTCGAGGTGCAGGTAGTCGAAGCGCGCGACCTGCAGCACGTTCTCGTGGGTGCTGCGCGCGCGGTTCGAGTCGATGTTGTACGCGGCGCTCGCGCCGATCGAGAGACGCGGCTGCATGCTGCGCGAGATGTCGCCCTCGGAGAGGTGATCGAACGAGCCGAACGGATTCACGCGCACCATGCCGGCGACGAGCGCCGAGTCGAGGCCACCGAAACGATTGCGCCCACGACCGCCGAAGAGGCCCGCCTGGTACTGCAGGAGACCGTTCAGGCCCAGGAAATCCTCGGAGATCAGCGTGACGCCGATGTCACGGTCGAGGTTCAGCTCGGCGACGACGCTCGAGCGATCGACGAACTGCAGCGCCGACGACGAGACCACGCGCTGCAGGCCGTAGGGCACCTTCATCTGGCCGAAGCGCACGCCGATGTCGCGGTGCGCCTGCCAGTTGAGATACGCGTCGCGCACCGGCACGAGCAGGTCGCGCTCCATGTCGCGCGGCGAGAAGCCGAGCTGGATGTAGTAGCGGAGGTCGCGCGTGAGCGCGTGGCCCGCGAACACGAGCCGCATTCGGCGGATCTGGAAGTCGAGCGCCCAGTGCTCGTCGGCGCCGGCGTCGATCGCGGTCTGCGTCGCGTGCGCGAGCGCGGCCTGCACCTGCACGCGCGCGCGGAGCTGGAGCGAGAACGCGTCACCGGCCGAGATCTCCACGCCGCGGCCGAGCTCGGCCGTCACCTCGACGTCGGGCTCCTCCGCCTCGGGCGACGACTCTTCTTCTTCGTCGGCCTCCTCCTCGGCTTCGGCCGCGGGCTCGGTGGTGGGCGCGGGCGCGCTCTCCGCGGGCGGCTCGGTGCTCCCGGCGGGCGGCGGCGGGATCTCCTCGGGCGGTCGCTCGGACGTGTCGGTGTCGGGCGCGACCGGAGCGGCCGCGGCCTCGGTCGTCACAGTCGTGTCGCTCTCTTGGGCCTCCGCCGTCGTGCCCCCGACGACGAAGGGCATCGTGATCGTCGCGATCGCGACGAGCCCGACCGCCATGCTCCTGTGGCGTGACATCCGTGAACCTCCCGCGACGAGCCAGGCTCGTTCGCGCGGCTTCGTACTCGCGCTGCGTGTCACGTGGGTGACGACACCGCGACGGAGCAGACAATCGGTGACGCGCACCGCGCGCGAGGGCCTCGGCGTCGCATCGACGTCACACTGCCGTCACCCCCGAGGCGCGCTGGGGCACGCGGCGCGCGCAGGCGCGTGACGAGACGATGGGGCAGCCGATGATGCACCCCTAGGACGTCGACACGTCGGACAGGGCACACAGCCCCTGGCTCGAGACATCGCCGACGATGTCACCCGAACCCGAACGTCAGCCGAACGAGCGTCGACGCGAGCGGGTCGCCGACGGCGTTCCGGCGCGCGGCGGCCGATCCGGCTCTCGGTCGCAATCAGCCTCCACGCCGCGACCCGAACGAGAAGCAAGCGGAGCTGGGGCCCCGCGCGCAGTGTTCGGGGAGGGGGGCCCCGATCCGGCTTCGCCGGTCGGGGGGAGGGGTCTTCCAAGACCCCTCCGGAACCTCAGCCGAAGCGGCCCGTGATGTAGTCCTCGGTCCGCTGCTCGCGCGGCTTCGTGAACATGCGCTTGGTCTCGCCGTACTCGACGAGCTCGCCCATGTAGAAGAACGCGGTGAAGTCGCTGACGCGCGCGGCCTGCTGCATCGAGTGCGTCACGATCACGATCGTGTAGCGCTCGCGCAGCTCGCGGATGAGCTCCTCGATGCGCGCGGTCGCGATCGGATCGAGCGCCGACGCGGGCTCGTCCATCAGGATCACCTCGGGCTCGACCGCGAGCGCGCGCGCGATGCAGAGGCGCTGCTGCTGACCGCCCGAGAGCGCGAGCGCGGAGGTGTCGAGGCGATCCTTCACCTCGTCCCAGATCGCCGCGTTGCGCAGGCTCTTCTCGACCTTCTCGTCGAGCACGCGCGTGTTCTTCTCGCCCGCGATCCGCAGCCCGAAGGCGACGTTCTCGTAGATGCTCTTCGGGAACGGGTTCGACTTCTGGAACACCATCCCGACGCGTCGCCGCACCTCGACGGGATCGACGCCGCGCGCGTACACGTCCTGCCCGTCGAGCACGACCTTGCCGTCGACGCGCGTGCCCGAGATCAGATCGTTCATGCGGTTGAGCGTCCGCAGGAACGTCGACTTGCCGCAGCCCGAGGGACCGATCAGCGCGGTCACCTCGTTGCGCAGCACCGGCAGCGAGACCTTGTTGATCGCCGGCTTCGCGCCGTAGAAGACGCTGAGCTCGGTCGCCTGCATCTTCACCGCTTCGGGCGACGGCGGCGTCCACGACGACGTGCTCGAGGGGACCGACGAAGTCTGTTCAGGCATAGGTCTTCGAGCGCGTGCGGATGCGCAGCACGATCGCGATCAGGTTGAGCGCGAACGTGAGCGCGAGCAGCACTGCGACGGTCGCGAAGAGCGTGGGGCGCGCGAGATCGACGTTCGGCGACTGCGTCGAGAGCGCGAAGACGTGGTAGCCGAGGTGCATGTACATGTCGCGCAGATCGGTCGGCAGGTACGGCAGGAAGTTCGCCGCGCCCGTGAAGATGATCGGCGCGACCTCGCCCGCACCGCGGCTCACCGCGAGCACCACGCCGGTGAGGATGCCGCCCGTCGCGTTGGGCAGCACGACGCGCCAGATCGTCTGGAAGCGCGTCGCGCCGAGGCCCATCGACGCGAGGCGTAGATCGTGCGGCACCGCGCGCAGCGCCTCCTCGGTGGTCACGATCACGACCGGCAGCGTGAGCACCGCGAGCGTGAGCGCCGACCAGATCACCGCGGGCTGGCCCCACACCGGAGGCCCGCCGTCGTCGCCGTAGATCGCGCTGTCGAGCCCGCGTCCGATGAACAGCACGAAGAAGCCGAGCCCGAACAGGCCGAACACGATCGACGGCACACCCGCGAGGTTGTGCACCGCGGCGCGCACCATCTTCGCGAGAACGCCGGTGCGCGTCGCGTACTCCGAGAGGTAGATCCCGGTCGCGACGCCGATCGGCACCACCGCGATCGTCATCAGCAGCGTCAGCAGCATCGTGCCGAAGATCGCGGGCCAGATGCCGCCGCCCACGAGATCCGAGCTCGGCGCCTCGCTGAGGAACCCCGCGTCGATGCGCGGAACGCCCTCGACCGCGACCGGTCCGAGGATCGCGAACAGCGCGCCGATCAGGATCGCGAGCGCGAGCCCGGAGAGCCCCGCGAGCACCCAGTCCGCGGTGCCGTACCTCATTGCTGCCCGCCCGCGGTGAGGCGCTTGTGCAGGCGCTCGACGACGACGACCGCGAAGCGGTTG includes:
- a CDS encoding S8 family peptidase, encoding MSKTMRAVVLCAAALGGCVAPTSDAIDDTGEDAPASIESELLPGALDVDAMEVGPIEGRYIVMLDREWLDEEIARAPLEPRVPGDELAPGTAVMHDPAMLEDRAREVAADHGVAFVHTIGIIDGFVVEGASAAAVDHLRDDARVDVVEQDEIIRLYATQSSATWGLDRLDQDDLPLDRSYTYSSTGAGVTAYIVDSGLRDTHRDFAGRVRAGVTYVNDGRGTGDCNGHGTHVAGTVAGTTWGVAKEALIVPVRVFGCSGSGSSSGILTGLDWIVRSRSGPAVVNMSLGGPASTASDRGISNTTGAGVTVVVAAGNESQDACNVSPARAPSAITVAASTSRDVRASFSNFGRCVDLFAPGQAITSAGTSSDTASTSMSGTSMASPHVAGVAALVLGVNRAATPADVIATLLAGAVNGKIGDLRGSPNVLLSVRRLSGGTMPDPDPEPDPDPEPDPDPGTPCTGCERFTGTLSAGARQTQPGGTYFEARAGTHRAILRGPAGTDFDVRLYQWNGSAWTEVASSLSPQSTEQITHTASAGYFTYQVHAYSGSGSYELWIGRP
- a CDS encoding phosphate ABC transporter substrate-binding protein; this encodes MRALNVSLASACALALALAACSGGHRDRGRGQEEGAATTEGAGARLSLKGSDTMVVLAQRWAEGYSRSHPGNTVEVSGGGSGTGIAALLNGTTDIANASRPLRESERTQLTQNGVAPTETRVALDALAVYVHQDNPVQSLTMDQLAQIYRGQITSWSAVGGPDRPIVLYSRENNSGTYAYFKEHVLDDADFAVTAQTLPGTAAVINAVSRDAGGIGYGGIGYASGVRTVAIAGEDRQPVTPTMENATSGRYPLARFLLMITRGEPSGTSREFLDWVRSPDGQALVEQAGFYPLPSS
- a CDS encoding porin, translated to MSRHRSMAVGLVAIATITMPFVVGGTTAEAQESDTTVTTEAAAAPVAPDTDTSERPPEEIPPPPAGSTEPPAESAPAPTTEPAAEAEEEADEEEESSPEAEEPDVEVTAELGRGVEISAGDAFSLQLRARVQVQAALAHATQTAIDAGADEHWALDFQIRRMRLVFAGHALTRDLRYYIQLGFSPRDMERDLLVPVRDAYLNWQAHRDIGVRFGQMKVPYGLQRVVSSSALQFVDRSSVVAELNLDRDIGVTLISEDFLGLNGLLQYQAGLFGGRGRNRFGGLDSALVAGMVRVNPFGSFDHLSEGDISRSMQPRLSIGASAAYNIDSNRARSTHENVLQVARFDYLHLDADVHFKWAGFSFLSEIMYREANQPSATGTVDGEDVTEYSRSAWGWFAQAGYVLPPIPIEFAARYGETRPLDQNDPAAEFFLLRELGGAVSYYIAQHALKVQLDYFYYFGDDPRAERHQVRLQAQLYF
- the pstB gene encoding phosphate ABC transporter ATP-binding protein PstB; translation: MQATELSVFYGAKPAINKVSLPVLRNEVTALIGPSGCGKSTFLRTLNRMNDLISGTRVDGKVVLDGQDVYARGVDPVEVRRRVGMVFQKSNPFPKSIYENVAFGLRIAGEKNTRVLDEKVEKSLRNAAIWDEVKDRLDTSALALSGGQQQRLCIARALAVEPEVILMDEPASALDPIATARIEELIRELRERYTIVIVTHSMQQAARVSDFTAFFYMGELVEYGETKRMFTKPREQRTEDYITGRFG
- the pstA gene encoding phosphate ABC transporter permease PstA, translated to MRYGTADWVLAGLSGLALAILIGALFAILGPVAVEGVPRIDAGFLSEAPSSDLVGGGIWPAIFGTMLLTLLMTIAVVPIGVATGIYLSEYATRTGVLAKMVRAAVHNLAGVPSIVFGLFGLGFFVLFIGRGLDSAIYGDDGGPPVWGQPAVIWSALTLAVLTLPVVIVTTEEALRAVPHDLRLASMGLGATRFQTIWRVVLPNATGGILTGVVLAVSRGAGEVAPIIFTGAANFLPYLPTDLRDMYMHLGYHVFALSTQSPNVDLARPTLFATVAVLLALTFALNLIAIVLRIRTRSKTYA